The following coding sequences lie in one Cronobacter universalis NCTC 9529 genomic window:
- a CDS encoding zinc ribbon-containing protein yields MNKVAQYYRELVTSLTERVRNGERDIDALVESARRHIARTGELTRTEEEEVTRAVRRDLEEFARSYKESQDDVTDSVFLRVIKESVWQELADITDKTQLEWREVFQDLNHHGVYHSGEVVGLGNLVCENCHHHLAFYTPEVLPVCPKCGHNQFQRRPFEP; encoded by the coding sequence ATGAACAAGGTTGCGCAATATTACCGTGAACTGGTGACCTCGCTCACCGAACGCGTACGCAACGGGGAGCGGGATATCGACGCGCTGGTGGAGAGCGCGAGGCGGCACATTGCCCGTACCGGCGAGCTCACCCGCACCGAGGAGGAGGAAGTGACCCGCGCGGTGCGGCGCGATCTGGAAGAGTTCGCCCGCAGTTATAAAGAAAGCCAGGACGATGTGACGGACAGCGTCTTTTTACGGGTAATCAAAGAGAGCGTCTGGCAGGAGCTGGCGGATATCACCGATAAAACCCAGCTGGAGTGGCGCGAAGTGTTCCAGGATCTTAACCATCACGGCGTCTATCACAGCGGCGAGGTGGTGGGTCTTGGCAATCTGGTGTGTGAAAACTGCCATCACCATCTCGCTTTTTACACCCCGGAAGTGCTGCCGGTCTGCCCCAAATGCGGCCATAACCAGTTCCAGCGTCGGCCGTTCGAGCCGTAA
- a CDS encoding amino acid ABC transporter ATP-binding protein: MITLKNVSKWYGHFQVLTDCSTAVKKGEVVVVCGPSGSGKSTLIKTVNGLEPVQQGEIVVNGTRVNDKKTNLAQLRSHVGMVFQHFELFPHLSIIENLTLAQVKVLKRDKAAAREKGLKLLERVGLSAHANKFPSQLSGGQQQRVAIARALCMDPVAMLFDEPTSALDPEMINEVLDVMVELAQEGMTMMVVTHEMGFARKVAHRVIFMDEGKIVEDSPKEEFFANPKSERAKDFLAKILH, translated from the coding sequence ATGATTACCCTGAAAAACGTTTCAAAATGGTATGGTCACTTTCAGGTGCTTACCGACTGCTCCACGGCCGTGAAAAAAGGCGAAGTCGTGGTGGTGTGCGGCCCTTCCGGCTCCGGCAAATCGACGCTGATTAAAACCGTCAACGGCCTTGAACCTGTTCAGCAGGGCGAAATCGTCGTCAACGGCACCAGGGTGAACGACAAAAAAACCAATCTGGCGCAGCTTCGCTCACACGTCGGCATGGTGTTCCAGCACTTCGAGCTGTTCCCGCATCTCTCCATTATTGAAAACCTGACGCTCGCGCAGGTCAAAGTCCTCAAGCGCGACAAAGCCGCCGCCCGTGAAAAGGGGCTAAAGCTGCTGGAGCGCGTCGGGCTGTCCGCGCATGCCAATAAATTCCCGTCGCAGCTCTCCGGCGGCCAGCAGCAGCGTGTGGCGATTGCCCGCGCGCTCTGCATGGATCCGGTCGCGATGCTGTTTGACGAGCCCACTTCGGCGCTCGATCCGGAAATGATCAATGAAGTGCTGGACGTGATGGTCGAGCTGGCGCAGGAAGGGATGACCATGATGGTGGTGACGCACGAGATGGGCTTTGCGCGTAAAGTGGCGCACCGCGTTATTTTTATGGATGAAGGCAAGATTGTGGAAGACTCGCCGAAAGAAGAGTTCTTCGCGAACCCGAAATCGGAACGCGCGAAAGATTTTCTCGCGAAAATCCTCCACTAA
- the gltK gene encoding glutamate/aspartate ABC transporter permease GltK yields MYEFDWGSIVPSMPYLLAGLVITLKITVTAVIFGIVWGTLLAVMRLSAFKPLAWFATAYVNVFRSIPLVMVLLWFYLIVPGILQDVLGISPKTDIRLISAMVAFSMFEAAYYSEIIRAGIQSISRGQSSAALALGMTHWQSMKLIILPQAFRAMVPLLLTQGIVLFQDTSLVYVLSLADFFRTASTIGERDGTQVEMILFAGAVYFVISLSASLLVSWLKKRTV; encoded by the coding sequence ATGTACGAATTTGACTGGGGATCGATTGTTCCCTCTATGCCTTATCTGCTGGCGGGGCTGGTGATCACCTTAAAAATCACCGTTACCGCCGTCATCTTCGGTATCGTCTGGGGTACGCTGCTGGCCGTGATGCGGCTTTCCGCATTTAAGCCGCTGGCCTGGTTTGCCACCGCCTACGTAAACGTGTTTCGTTCCATCCCGCTGGTCATGGTGCTGCTGTGGTTTTACCTGATTGTGCCGGGGATTTTGCAGGATGTGCTGGGCATCTCGCCGAAAACTGATATCCGTCTGATCTCCGCGATGGTGGCGTTCTCGATGTTTGAAGCCGCCTATTATTCGGAGATTATCCGCGCCGGTATTCAGAGCATCTCCCGCGGCCAGTCGAGCGCCGCGCTGGCGCTCGGGATGACGCACTGGCAATCCATGAAGCTGATTATCCTGCCGCAGGCGTTTCGCGCCATGGTGCCGCTGCTGCTCACTCAGGGCATCGTGCTGTTCCAGGATACCTCGCTCGTTTATGTGCTGAGCCTTGCGGATTTCTTCCGCACCGCGTCCACCATCGGCGAGCGCGACGGCACCCAGGTAGAGATGATCCTGTTTGCAGGCGCCGTTTATTTTGTCATTAGTTTAAGTGCATCGCTGTTGGTCAGCTGGCTGAAGAAAAGGACTGTATAA
- the leuS gene encoding leucine--tRNA ligase, translating into MQEQYRPEEIESKVQLHWEEKRTFEVTEDESKEKYYCLSMLPYPSGRLHMGHVRNYTIGDVIARYQRMLGKNVLQPIGWDAFGLPAEGAAVKNNTAPAPWTYDNINYMKNQLKMLGFGYDWSRELATCTPEYYRWEQQFFTELYKKGLVYKKTSAVNWCPNDQTVLANEQVIDGCCWRCDTKVERKEIPQWFIKITAYADELLNDLDKLDHWPDTVKTMQRNWIGRSEGVEITFDVQNSDEKLTVYTTRPDTFMGVTYLAVAAGHPLAQAAAAANPALGDFIAECRNTKVAEADMATMEKKGVDTGIKAIHPLTGEAIPVWAANFVLMEYGTGAVMAVPGHDQRDYEFATKYSLPIKPVILTAEGAAPDLSEQALTEKGVLFNSGEFDGLDFEAGFNAIADKLAAKGVGERKVNYRLRDWGVSRQRYWGAPIPMVTLEDGTVMPTPADQLPVILPEDVVMDGITSPIKADPEWAKTTVNGQPALRETDTFDTFMESSWYYARYTCPQYKEGMLDEKAANYWLPVDIYIGGIEHAIMHLLYFRFFHKLMRDAGMVNSDEPAKQLLCQGMVLADAFYYVGANGERNWVSPKDAIVERDEKGRIVKASDAAGHELVYTGMSKMSKSKNNGIDPQEMVERYGADTVRLFMMFASPADMTLEWQESGVEGANRFLKRVWRLVYEHTSLGDAPALNVDALDDDQKALRRDVHKTIAKVSDDIGRRQTFNTAIAAIMELMNKLAKAPQEGEQDRALMREALLAVVRMLNPFTPHVSFTLWQELKGEGDIDNAPWPQADESAMVEDTTLVVVQVNGKVRGKITVAADATEEQVRERAAQEHLVAKYLAGVTVRKVIYVPGKLLNLVVG; encoded by the coding sequence ATGCAAGAGCAATATCGCCCGGAAGAGATAGAATCCAAAGTACAGCTTCACTGGGAAGAGAAGCGCACGTTTGAAGTGACCGAAGACGAGAGCAAAGAGAAGTATTACTGCCTGTCGATGCTTCCCTATCCTTCTGGCCGACTACACATGGGCCACGTTCGTAACTACACCATTGGCGATGTGATCGCGCGCTACCAGCGTATGCTCGGTAAAAACGTGCTCCAGCCCATCGGCTGGGACGCCTTCGGCCTGCCGGCGGAAGGCGCCGCGGTGAAAAACAACACCGCGCCGGCGCCGTGGACGTACGACAACATCAACTACATGAAGAACCAGCTCAAAATGCTGGGCTTCGGCTATGACTGGAGCCGCGAGCTGGCGACCTGTACGCCGGAATATTACCGCTGGGAGCAGCAGTTCTTCACCGAGCTCTACAAAAAAGGCCTGGTGTACAAGAAAACCTCCGCGGTGAACTGGTGCCCGAACGATCAGACCGTACTTGCCAACGAACAGGTCATCGACGGCTGCTGCTGGCGCTGCGACACCAAAGTGGAGCGTAAAGAGATCCCGCAGTGGTTTATTAAAATCACCGCCTATGCCGACGAGCTGTTAAACGATCTGGATAAGCTCGACCACTGGCCGGATACCGTTAAAACCATGCAGCGCAACTGGATTGGCCGCTCTGAAGGCGTGGAAATCACCTTCGACGTTCAGAACAGCGACGAAAAGCTGACGGTGTACACCACCCGCCCGGATACCTTTATGGGCGTCACCTATCTGGCCGTTGCGGCGGGTCATCCGCTGGCGCAGGCCGCGGCAGCCGCTAACCCGGCGCTGGGCGATTTCATCGCCGAATGTCGCAACACCAAAGTCGCCGAAGCCGATATGGCGACCATGGAGAAGAAAGGCGTCGACACGGGCATTAAAGCGATTCACCCGCTGACCGGCGAAGCTATCCCGGTATGGGCGGCGAACTTCGTGCTGATGGAATATGGCACCGGCGCCGTTATGGCCGTTCCGGGCCACGACCAGCGCGACTATGAATTCGCAACCAAATACAGTCTGCCGATTAAACCCGTTATCCTGACCGCAGAAGGCGCCGCGCCGGATCTGAGCGAACAAGCGCTCACCGAAAAAGGCGTGCTGTTTAACTCCGGTGAATTTGACGGACTGGACTTCGAAGCGGGCTTTAACGCGATTGCCGACAAACTCGCCGCCAAAGGCGTGGGCGAGCGCAAAGTGAACTATCGCCTGCGCGACTGGGGGGTTTCCCGTCAGCGTTACTGGGGCGCGCCAATCCCGATGGTGACCCTGGAAGACGGCACCGTTATGCCGACGCCTGCCGATCAGCTGCCGGTGATCCTGCCGGAAGATGTGGTCATGGACGGCATCACCAGCCCGATTAAAGCAGACCCGGAGTGGGCGAAAACGACCGTTAACGGCCAGCCTGCGCTGCGTGAAACCGACACCTTCGACACCTTCATGGAATCCTCCTGGTACTACGCGCGCTACACCTGCCCGCAGTACAAAGAAGGCATGCTGGATGAGAAAGCGGCCAACTACTGGCTGCCGGTCGATATTTATATCGGCGGCATCGAACACGCCATCATGCACCTGCTCTACTTCCGCTTCTTCCACAAGCTGATGCGCGACGCGGGTATGGTGAACTCTGACGAACCAGCGAAACAGCTGCTGTGCCAGGGCATGGTGCTGGCGGACGCGTTCTACTACGTGGGCGCGAACGGCGAACGTAACTGGGTCTCCCCGAAAGACGCCATCGTCGAGCGCGATGAGAAAGGCCGCATCGTGAAAGCGAGCGACGCCGCGGGCCATGAGCTGGTGTATACCGGCATGAGCAAAATGTCGAAGTCCAAAAACAACGGCATCGACCCGCAGGAGATGGTTGAGCGTTACGGCGCCGACACCGTGCGTCTGTTCATGATGTTCGCCTCCCCGGCGGATATGACGCTTGAGTGGCAGGAATCCGGCGTGGAAGGCGCAAACCGCTTCCTGAAACGCGTCTGGCGTCTGGTGTACGAGCACACCTCGCTCGGCGACGCGCCGGCGCTGAATGTGGATGCGCTGGATGACGATCAGAAAGCGCTGCGTCGCGATGTTCATAAAACCATCGCGAAAGTGTCCGATGATATCGGCCGCCGTCAGACCTTTAACACCGCTATCGCCGCCATCATGGAACTGATGAACAAACTGGCGAAAGCGCCGCAGGAAGGCGAGCAGGATCGCGCCTTAATGCGTGAAGCGCTGCTGGCCGTGGTGCGTATGCTCAACCCGTTCACCCCGCACGTCAGCTTTACGCTGTGGCAGGAGCTGAAAGGCGAAGGCGATATCGACAACGCGCCGTGGCCGCAGGCTGACGAAAGCGCGATGGTGGAAGACACCACGCTGGTCGTCGTACAGGTCAACGGTAAAGTGCGCGGTAAAATCACCGTGGCGGCTGACGCGACCGAAGAGCAGGTGCGCGAGCGCGCCGCTCAGGAACATCTGGTGGCGAAATACCTCGCCGGCGTGACCGTGCGTAAAGTGATTTACGTACCGGGTAAACTGCTTAACCTGGTTGTGGGCTAA